A single genomic interval of Vibrio maritimus harbors:
- the galK gene encoding galactokinase — MSELIQNVTASFEVVLGYKPSHIVQAPGRVNLIGEHTDYNDGFVLPCAIDYKTVVAATKRDDTLVRVVSTDYGNAVDEFDLNEEITFKQDQMWPNYIRGVVKCLLARGYRFGGADIAISGNVPQGAGLSSSAALEVVIGQTFKVLYNLEISQAEIALNGQQAENKFVGCNCGIMDQMISAEGRENHAMLLDCRTFETELVPMPEDMTVMIINSNKKRGLVDSEYNTRREQCEEAARVFGVPALRDVSLEQFNEKCSLLDSIVASRARHVITENDRTLKAAQALRDHDIKGLGALMAESHASMRDDFEITVSEIDLLVDIVKGVVGEEGGVRMTGGGFGGCIVALVPPELVEQVTTAVQDNYQRETGLKESIYVCKAKNGAGLVLAE; from the coding sequence ATGTCCGAGTTAATTCAAAATGTCACTGCTTCTTTTGAAGTTGTATTGGGATACAAGCCTAGCCACATTGTTCAAGCACCTGGGCGTGTTAACTTGATCGGTGAACATACCGATTACAATGATGGCTTCGTATTGCCGTGCGCCATTGACTATAAGACCGTCGTAGCCGCCACTAAACGTGACGACACATTAGTTCGTGTTGTCTCTACGGATTACGGCAATGCGGTTGATGAGTTTGACCTTAATGAAGAGATTACATTCAAACAAGATCAGATGTGGCCTAACTACATTCGAGGGGTCGTTAAATGCCTTCTAGCAAGAGGCTATAGGTTTGGCGGTGCAGATATTGCCATCAGCGGCAATGTACCGCAAGGTGCTGGACTGAGCTCTTCCGCTGCGCTTGAGGTCGTGATCGGGCAGACGTTTAAGGTGCTCTACAACCTTGAGATCAGCCAAGCGGAAATTGCTCTCAATGGGCAGCAAGCAGAAAACAAGTTTGTTGGTTGTAACTGCGGGATTATGGATCAGATGATTTCTGCAGAGGGGCGTGAGAACCATGCCATGCTTCTCGATTGCAGAACGTTTGAAACCGAGTTGGTGCCGATGCCTGAAGACATGACGGTCATGATTATCAACTCAAATAAAAAGCGAGGTTTGGTTGATAGTGAATACAATACCCGCCGGGAGCAGTGTGAAGAGGCTGCTCGTGTATTTGGTGTGCCAGCACTACGTGATGTCTCGCTTGAACAGTTTAACGAAAAGTGTTCATTGTTAGATAGCATCGTAGCAAGTCGTGCTCGACATGTAATAACAGAAAACGATCGCACACTAAAAGCCGCTCAGGCGCTGCGTGACCACGATATAAAAGGTCTAGGGGCATTGATGGCAGAGTCGCACGCTTCGATGCGTGATGACTTTGAAATTACAGTGAGTGAGATTGACCTTCTAGTAGACATAGTTAAAGGCGTTGTTGGCGAGGAGGGAGGAGTGCGTATGACCGGCGGCGGTTTTGGTGGCTGTATTGTTGCACTTGTTCCGCCAGAGTTAGTGGAGCAAGTTACCACCGCAGTTCAAGATAACTATCAACGTGAAACTGGCCTAAAAGAGTCCATTTATGTTTGTAAGGCTAAGAACGGCGCAGGCTTGGTGTTGGCTGAGTAA